The following are encoded in a window of Halorarum salinum genomic DNA:
- a CDS encoding DUF7344 domain-containing protein produces MDHQQAIRTETVDQLLSLLANSHCRSALTYMREESTDVFSVGDIANALGTQADREVDQVTIQLHHAILPKLADASVVNYDAPSKTVQYRGHTELESLLDGLRTANRRMDSEF; encoded by the coding sequence ATGGACCACCAACAAGCAATCCGCACTGAGACGGTAGACCAGTTACTGAGTCTCCTCGCGAACTCACACTGCCGGAGTGCACTCACCTACATGAGAGAGGAGTCGACGGACGTGTTCTCCGTCGGTGACATCGCGAACGCACTCGGTACGCAAGCCGATAGGGAGGTAGACCAGGTCACCATCCAGTTACACCACGCGATTCTCCCCAAGCTCGCGGACGCCAGTGTCGTGAACTATGACGCGCCATCAAAAACGGTCCAGTATCGAGGGCATACCGAGCTGGAGTCCCTCTTAGATGGCCTCCGGACTGCGAACCGACGGATGGATTCGGAGTTCTGA